In Telopea speciosissima isolate NSW1024214 ecotype Mountain lineage unplaced genomic scaffold, Tspe_v1 Tspe_v1.0641, whole genome shotgun sequence, the following are encoded in one genomic region:
- the LOC122648250 gene encoding uncharacterized protein LOC122648250 has protein sequence MVALHCDGSLTAERASSGEILRDDAGILIMAFADWKFVHNGEIDNTIRIWLGWDPSFFNVEEIQKTKQFIHAKVSVLGTAVSFLCTVVYALNTVAGRKDLWEDVGSLASAIATPWAVLEDFNVIQNHNEKFGGDPVRFEAIDDFKTFIEDSGLIDLKWKGEAMTWNNRQSGDARICCKLDRVMVNLAWMDVFRTSEATFHPPGLFDHSPVVVAVLDEANFCPKPFRFFEAWIGRVGFDDMVRKGWEQPAAQAELYQTQCNLRDHPDDPNLVLLETQAKVKLWEALAIEEKFLKEKFRVKHIQLGDGNNSFFQKSMICRQNRKHILEIKGEGGDIVKDPSHIKDEAVSFYKKLFGSDS, from the exons ATTGGAAGTTTGTGCATAATGGTGAGATTGATAATACAATTCGGATTTGGTTGGGCTGGGATCCGAGTTtttttaatgttgaagaaattcaaaaaactaAGCAGTTTATTCATGCCAAGGTGTCGGTTTTGGGAACTGCAGTCTCTTTCCTATGCACTGTAGTGTATGCTCTCAATACTGTGGCAGGCCGAAAGGATTTGTGGGAGGATGTGGGAAGTCTTGCTAGTGCTATTGCTACTCCATGGGCTGTCTTAGAGGATTTCAATGTGATTCAGAATCATAATGAGAAATTTGGTGGGGACCCTGTTCGGTTTGAGGCTATTGATGATTTCAAAACTTTTATTGAAGACTCTGGGTTGATTGATTTgaagtggaaaggggaagctatgacTTGGAATAACAGACAAAGTGGTGATGCTAGAATTTGTTGTAAGCTAGACAGGGTGATGGTAAATTTGGCTTGGATGGATGTCTTCAGAACTTCAGAGGCTACTTTTCACCCTCCTGGTCTCTTTGACCACTCTCCTGTAGTGGTGGCTGTGTTAGATGAGGCTAATTTCTGCCCTAAaccttttaggttttttgaagcttggattGGCAGAGTTGGGTTTGATGATATGGTTCGGAAGGGCTGGGAGCAGCCT GCTGCACAGGCTGAGTTGTACCAAACTCAATGCAATCTTAGGGACCACCCTGATGACCCGAATTTGGTTCTTTTGGAGACTCAAGCTAaggtgaagttatgggaagcCTTGGCCATTGAAGAAAAGTTTTTGAAGGAGAAGTTTAGGGTGAAACATATTCAgctgggggatggtaataatagtttctttcaGAAATCCATGATTTGTAGGCAGAATAGGAAGCATATTCTGGAGATTAAAGGGGAAGGAGGTGACATTGTTAAGGATCCTAGCCATATTAAAGATGAAGCTGTCTCTTTTTACAAGAAGTTGTTTGGATCTGATTCG